From Streptomyces sp. GSL17-111, one genomic window encodes:
- a CDS encoding sugar ABC transporter ATP-binding protein, whose translation MRRVAERPSTPPQERGQPLTKDAVAEAAPPGPPLLRTEGVSKAFPGVVALAGVDFAVRAGEVHVLLGENGAGKSTLIKVLSGAQRPDGGRVLMAGRPVRLHGAQDAERLGVATIHQEFNLVPDLTVAENIFLGRQPRRFGLVDRARMEADAAALLARVGVDVPPTARLRDLGVARMQMVEIAKALSIDARVLIMDEPTAVLTNEEVDRLFRIVRRLRDEGVAVVFITHKLEEVAALGDRVTVLRDGRSVAEVPADTGRDDLVRLMVGRSIEQQYPREPGPVRPGGVPLLRVSGLGRAGAFRDVGFEVRGGEVVGLAGLVGAGRTEVARAVFGADAYDHGAVEVDGRRLVRHDVNAAMAAGIGFVPEDRKGQGLLLDASVGENLGLVTLRRATRAGLVDRAGQRRAAASMAARLGVRMAGLDQHARTLSGGNQQKVAIGKWLLADSRVLILDEPTRGVDVGAKVEIYRLVNELTAAGHGVLMISSDLPEVLGMSDRIVVMAQGRVAGELGRAEATQDAVMALAVGAP comes from the coding sequence ATGCGGCGAGTAGCCGAGCGGCCCAGCACGCCACCGCAGGAAAGGGGTCAGCCGTTGACCAAGGACGCCGTCGCCGAAGCCGCCCCGCCGGGCCCGCCGCTGCTGCGCACCGAAGGCGTCTCCAAGGCCTTCCCGGGCGTCGTCGCGCTCGCCGGGGTCGACTTCGCGGTGCGCGCGGGCGAGGTGCACGTACTGCTCGGGGAGAACGGCGCGGGGAAGAGCACGCTCATCAAGGTGCTCTCCGGAGCCCAACGCCCGGACGGGGGCCGCGTCCTGATGGCGGGCCGCCCGGTGCGGCTGCACGGCGCGCAGGACGCCGAGCGCCTCGGCGTCGCCACGATCCACCAGGAGTTCAACCTGGTGCCGGACCTCACCGTGGCCGAGAACATCTTCCTGGGGCGCCAGCCCCGCCGCTTCGGCCTCGTCGACCGGGCCCGGATGGAGGCGGACGCCGCCGCGCTGCTGGCCCGGGTCGGCGTCGACGTCCCGCCCACGGCGCGGCTGCGCGACCTCGGCGTCGCCCGGATGCAGATGGTGGAGATCGCGAAGGCGCTGAGCATCGACGCGCGCGTGCTCATCATGGACGAACCCACCGCCGTGCTGACCAACGAGGAGGTGGACCGGCTCTTCCGCATCGTGCGGCGGCTGCGCGACGAGGGAGTCGCCGTCGTCTTCATCACGCACAAGCTGGAGGAGGTCGCGGCGCTGGGCGACCGGGTGACCGTCCTGCGGGACGGGCGCAGCGTGGCCGAGGTCCCGGCCGACACCGGTCGCGACGACCTGGTGCGGCTCATGGTCGGCCGCAGCATCGAGCAGCAGTACCCGAGGGAGCCGGGCCCGGTGCGGCCCGGCGGTGTGCCGCTGCTGCGGGTGTCCGGGCTGGGGCGGGCGGGTGCCTTCCGCGACGTGGGCTTCGAGGTGCGCGGCGGCGAAGTGGTCGGTCTGGCGGGTCTGGTGGGCGCCGGGCGGACGGAGGTCGCGCGGGCCGTCTTCGGTGCCGACGCCTACGACCACGGCGCCGTGGAGGTGGACGGCCGCCGGCTGGTCCGGCACGACGTGAACGCCGCGATGGCCGCCGGGATCGGCTTCGTCCCGGAGGACCGCAAGGGTCAGGGGCTGCTGCTGGACGCCTCCGTCGGGGAGAACCTGGGCCTGGTGACCCTGCGCCGGGCCACCCGGGCCGGCTTGGTGGACCGGGCGGGCCAGCGGCGGGCGGCCGCGTCGATGGCCGCCCGCCTCGGCGTGCGCATGGCCGGGCTCGACCAGCACGCGCGTACGCTCTCCGGCGGCAACCAGCAGAAGGTGGCCATCGGCAAGTGGCTGCTCGCCGACAGCAGGGTGCTGATCCTGGACGAGCCCACGCGCGGCGTCGACGTGGGGGCGAAGGTGGAGATCTACCGGCTGGTCAACGAACTCACCGCCGCCGGGCACGGCGTGCTGATGATCTCCAGCGACCTGCCGGAGGTGCTGGGCATGAGCGACCGCATCGTCGTCATGGCCCAGGGCCGCGTCGCCGGGGAGCTGGGTCGGGCGGAGGCGACGCAGGACGCCGTGATGGCCCTGGCCGTCGGCGCGCCCTGA
- a CDS encoding LacI family DNA-binding transcriptional regulator, producing the protein MAGTPVTPGTPGSGGVAGIKDVAARARVSVATVSRVLNGNPAVRPDTRDRVHRAIAALGYRPNGVARSLRTDQTRTLGLVISDVLNPFFTALARAVEDEARAHGYSVVFGNADEQPALEDHHVRTLLERRVDGLLLSPTDDSASQVAEVARSGVPMVFVDRWIPGCPDVPVVRTDGRAAIATLVGHLHALGHRRLAIITGPSTTTTGNERLDAFLDALHAHGLPTPGHYRQEGDFRAESGRLATARFLDLPDPPDAVFATDNLMALGAMDEIRSRGLRVPDDIALAAFDDIPWFLHTDPPLTAIAQPTEELGHSAVRALISLIEGRPARSVTLTADLVPRRSCGE; encoded by the coding sequence GTGGCGGGCACACCGGTCACACCCGGCACTCCGGGCAGCGGGGGCGTCGCGGGCATCAAGGACGTCGCGGCCAGGGCGCGGGTCTCCGTGGCGACGGTGTCACGCGTGCTGAACGGGAACCCGGCCGTGCGCCCCGACACGCGGGACCGCGTCCACCGGGCCATCGCCGCGCTCGGCTACCGGCCCAACGGCGTCGCCCGCTCCCTGCGGACGGACCAGACGCGCACGCTGGGTCTCGTCATCAGCGACGTGCTCAACCCGTTCTTCACCGCCCTGGCCCGTGCCGTCGAGGACGAGGCACGGGCCCACGGCTACAGCGTCGTGTTCGGCAACGCCGACGAGCAGCCGGCGCTGGAGGACCACCACGTGCGGACGCTGCTGGAGCGGCGCGTCGACGGCCTGCTGCTCAGCCCCACCGACGACAGCGCGTCCCAGGTCGCCGAAGTGGCCCGGTCCGGCGTGCCGATGGTGTTCGTGGACCGCTGGATACCGGGCTGCCCGGACGTGCCCGTGGTCCGCACCGACGGGCGGGCCGCCATCGCCACGCTCGTCGGCCACCTGCACGCGCTCGGCCACCGCAGACTCGCCATCATCACCGGTCCGTCGACCACCACCACCGGCAACGAGCGGCTCGACGCCTTCCTCGACGCCCTGCACGCCCACGGGCTGCCCACCCCCGGGCACTACCGGCAGGAGGGCGACTTCCGGGCCGAGAGCGGACGTCTCGCCACCGCCCGCTTCCTGGATCTCCCCGATCCGCCCGACGCCGTGTTCGCCACCGACAACCTCATGGCCCTCGGGGCGATGGACGAGATCCGCTCGCGGGGCCTGCGCGTGCCGGACGACATCGCGCTCGCCGCCTTCGACGACATCCCCTGGTTCCTCCACACCGACCCGCCGCTGACCGCCATCGCCCAGCCCACCGAGGAGCTCGGACACAGCGCGGTGCGCGCCCTCATCAGCCTCATCGAGGGGCGTCCGGCCCGGTCCGTCACCCTCACCGCCGACCTCGTCCCCCGCCGGTCATGCGGCGAGTAG
- the recD2 gene encoding SF1B family DNA helicase RecD2, whose protein sequence is MSFQPAVLEGVLERVTFANEETGYTVARVAPLRRRDAGHDGDLLTVVGSLLGAQPGESLRMEGRWGSHPQYGRQFTVENYTTVLPATVQGIRRYLGSGLIKGIGPRIAERIVDHFGTETLEVIEADAARLIEVPGLGPKRTRRIVAAWEEQKAIKEVMIFLQGVGVSTSIAVRIYKKYGDGSIGVVRDHPYRLAADVWGIGFLTADRIAQAVGIPHDSPERVKAGLRYALSQSADQGHCFLPEERLIADAVKLLQVDTGLVIACLDELAAEVEGVVRERVPHPDDDEERLTAVYLPPFHRAEQSLAGQLRRLLHTREDRLSAFADVDWEKALGWLARRTGADLAPEQRDAVRLALTRKVAVLTGGPGCGKSFTVRSVVELARAKGATVLLAAPTGRAAKRLAELTGAEASTVHRLLELKPGGDAAYDRERPLDADLVVVDEASMLDLLLANKLVKAVAPGAHLLLVGDVDQLPSVGAGEVLRDLLAEGGPVPAVRLTRIFRQAQQSGVVTNAHRINAGAPPLTRGLPDFFLFAEEDTEAAGWLTVDVAARRVPAKFGLDPRRDVQVLAPMHRGPAGAGALNGLLQQEITPGRPSVPEKRFGGRVFRVGDKVTQIRNNYDKGVAGVFNGTVGVVTALSQEEQTLTVRTDEDEEVGYDFDELDELAHAYAVTIHRSQGSEYPAVVIPVTMGAWMMLQRNLLYTAVTRAKRLVVLVGSRRALGQAVRTVSAGRRHTMLDHRLRAMGAEA, encoded by the coding sequence ATGTCGTTTCAGCCCGCCGTGCTCGAAGGCGTCCTCGAGCGCGTGACCTTCGCCAACGAGGAGACCGGCTACACCGTGGCCCGGGTCGCCCCGCTGCGGCGCAGGGACGCGGGGCACGACGGCGACCTCCTCACGGTCGTCGGGTCGCTGCTGGGCGCGCAGCCGGGCGAGTCGCTGCGGATGGAGGGCCGCTGGGGCTCGCACCCGCAGTACGGCCGGCAGTTCACCGTGGAGAACTACACGACGGTCCTTCCGGCCACCGTGCAGGGCATCCGCCGGTATCTCGGCTCCGGGCTGATCAAGGGCATCGGGCCGCGCATCGCCGAGCGCATCGTCGACCACTTCGGCACGGAGACGCTGGAGGTGATCGAGGCCGACGCGGCCCGGCTGATCGAGGTGCCCGGGCTCGGGCCGAAGCGCACCCGCAGGATCGTCGCGGCCTGGGAGGAGCAGAAGGCCATCAAGGAGGTGATGATCTTCCTTCAGGGGGTCGGCGTCTCCACCTCCATCGCCGTGCGCATCTACAAGAAGTACGGGGACGGCTCGATCGGCGTCGTGCGGGACCACCCCTACCGGCTCGCCGCCGACGTGTGGGGGATCGGCTTCCTCACCGCCGACCGCATCGCGCAGGCCGTGGGCATCCCGCACGACAGCCCGGAGCGGGTGAAGGCGGGGCTGCGGTACGCGCTGTCCCAGTCGGCCGACCAGGGGCACTGCTTCCTGCCCGAGGAGCGGCTCATCGCGGACGCCGTCAAACTCCTCCAGGTGGACACCGGGCTCGTCATCGCGTGCCTGGACGAGCTGGCGGCCGAGGTGGAGGGCGTCGTCCGGGAGCGGGTGCCGCACCCGGACGACGACGAGGAGCGGCTGACCGCCGTCTACCTGCCGCCCTTCCACCGCGCGGAGCAGTCACTGGCCGGGCAGCTGCGCCGCCTGCTGCACACCCGGGAGGACCGGCTGTCCGCCTTCGCCGACGTGGACTGGGAGAAGGCGCTCGGCTGGCTGGCCCGGCGCACCGGCGCCGACCTCGCCCCCGAGCAGCGGGACGCCGTGCGCCTGGCCCTCACCCGCAAGGTCGCCGTCCTCACGGGCGGGCCGGGGTGCGGCAAGTCCTTCACGGTCCGCTCGGTGGTGGAGCTCGCCCGGGCCAAGGGTGCCACGGTGCTGCTCGCCGCCCCCACGGGCCGGGCGGCGAAGCGGCTGGCGGAGCTGACGGGTGCGGAGGCGTCCACCGTGCACCGGCTGCTGGAGCTCAAGCCCGGCGGTGACGCAGCCTACGACCGCGAGCGGCCTCTGGACGCGGACCTGGTCGTCGTCGACGAGGCGTCCATGCTGGATCTGCTGCTGGCCAACAAGCTGGTCAAGGCCGTCGCGCCCGGCGCACACCTGCTCCTGGTGGGGGACGTGGACCAGCTGCCCTCCGTCGGCGCGGGGGAGGTGCTGCGGGACCTGCTGGCCGAGGGCGGGCCCGTCCCGGCCGTTCGGCTGACCCGCATCTTCCGCCAGGCGCAGCAGTCCGGCGTCGTCACCAACGCCCACCGGATCAACGCGGGAGCGCCGCCGCTCACCCGGGGGCTGCCCGACTTCTTCCTCTTCGCCGAGGAGGACACCGAGGCGGCGGGCTGGCTCACGGTCGACGTCGCGGCCCGGCGCGTCCCCGCGAAGTTCGGGCTGGACCCCCGCCGGGACGTCCAGGTGCTCGCCCCCATGCACCGGGGGCCCGCCGGGGCCGGGGCGCTGAACGGCCTCCTCCAGCAGGAGATCACCCCCGGCCGCCCCTCCGTGCCGGAGAAGCGCTTCGGCGGCCGGGTGTTCCGGGTGGGGGACAAGGTGACGCAGATCCGCAACAACTACGACAAGGGCGTGGCGGGCGTCTTCAACGGCACGGTCGGCGTCGTCACCGCGCTGAGCCAGGAGGAGCAGACGCTCACCGTCCGTACGGACGAGGACGAGGAGGTCGGTTACGACTTCGACGAGCTGGACGAGCTGGCCCACGCCTACGCCGTCACGATCCACCGCTCGCAGGGCAGCGAGTACCCGGCGGTGGTGATCCCCGTCACCATGGGCGCGTGGATGATGCTCCAGCGCAATCTGCTCTACACGGCCGTCACCAGGGCGAAAAGGCTTGTCGTGCTGGTCGGCTCCCGTCGGGCGCTCGGTCAGGCGGTGCGCACGGTCTCGGCGGGGCGGCGCCACACGATGCTCGATCATCGATTGCGCGCGATGGGCGCCGAAGCGTAG
- a CDS encoding citrate synthase, giving the protein MRDDVSDSGNVEKSVVLRHGDSEYSYPVVESTVGDSGFDISKLRAQSGLVTLDSGYGNTAGVRSAITFLDGEQGILRYRGYPIEQLAERGTFLETAYLLIHGELPTVDELAAFRGEITQHTLLHEDVKRFYDGFPRDAHPMAMLSSVVSALSTFYQDSHNPFDEQQRHISTIRLLAKLPTIAAYAYKKAVGHPVVYPLNDLGYVENFLRMTFSVPAEEYELNPVVVSALDKLLILHADHEQNCSTSTVRLVGSSQANMFASISAGISALWGPLHGGANQSVLEMLEKIKRDGGDVQSFIRKVKNKEDGVRLMGFGHRVYKSFDPRAKIIKAAAHDVLSALGKSDELLDIALKLEEHALSDDYFVSRNLYPNVDFYTGLIYRAMGFPTSMFTVLFALGRLPGWIAQWHEMIKEPGSRIGRPRQIYTGVVQRDYVPVEQR; this is encoded by the coding sequence GTGAGGGATGACGTGAGCGACAGCGGCAACGTTGAGAAGTCCGTAGTACTGCGGCACGGGGACAGCGAGTACAGCTACCCTGTGGTGGAGAGCACCGTCGGGGACTCCGGCTTCGACATCAGCAAGCTGCGTGCCCAGTCCGGTCTGGTCACGTTGGACTCCGGTTACGGCAACACGGCGGGCGTGCGGTCCGCGATCACGTTCCTCGACGGTGAGCAGGGCATCCTGCGCTACCGGGGATATCCGATCGAGCAGCTCGCCGAGCGCGGCACGTTCCTGGAGACGGCGTACCTGCTGATCCACGGCGAGCTGCCGACCGTCGACGAGCTGGCCGCCTTCCGGGGCGAGATCACGCAGCACACCCTGCTGCACGAGGACGTCAAACGCTTCTACGACGGTTTCCCGCGCGACGCGCACCCGATGGCGATGCTGTCCTCCGTCGTCAGCGCGCTGTCCACGTTCTACCAGGACAGCCACAACCCGTTCGACGAGCAGCAGCGCCACATCTCCACGATCCGGCTGCTGGCCAAGCTGCCGACGATCGCGGCCTACGCGTACAAGAAGGCCGTGGGCCACCCGGTGGTCTACCCCCTGAACGACCTGGGCTACGTCGAGAACTTCCTGCGCATGACGTTCTCGGTGCCGGCCGAGGAGTACGAGCTGAACCCGGTCGTGGTCAGCGCGCTCGACAAGCTGCTGATCCTGCACGCCGACCACGAGCAGAACTGCTCGACGTCCACCGTGCGCCTGGTCGGCTCCTCGCAGGCCAACATGTTCGCCTCCATCTCGGCGGGCATCAGCGCGCTGTGGGGCCCGCTGCACGGCGGCGCCAACCAGTCCGTGCTGGAGATGCTGGAGAAGATCAAGCGCGACGGCGGCGACGTCCAGTCCTTCATCCGCAAGGTGAAGAACAAGGAGGACGGCGTCCGGCTCATGGGCTTCGGGCACCGCGTCTACAAGAGCTTCGACCCGCGCGCGAAGATCATCAAGGCGGCGGCGCACGACGTGCTGTCGGCCCTCGGCAAGTCCGACGAGCTGCTGGACATCGCGCTCAAGCTGGAGGAGCACGCGCTCAGCGACGACTACTTCGTCTCGCGCAACCTCTACCCGAACGTGGACTTCTACACCGGCCTCATCTACCGCGCCATGGGCTTCCCGACCAGCATGTTCACCGTGCTGTTCGCGCTCGGCCGGCTGCCGGGCTGGATCGCCCAGTGGCACGAGATGATCAAGGAGCCGGGCTCCCGCATCGGCCGTCCGCGGCAGATCTACACCGGCGTGGTCCAGCGCGACTACGTCCCGGTCGAGCAGCGCTGA
- a CDS encoding heavy-metal-associated domain-containing protein — protein sequence MSGTTITYRVSGMTCGHCEKAVTDEVSALHGVTEVKAVASTGLVTVTAAAEPDDAAVRAAVDEAGYELVGRS from the coding sequence ATGAGCGGGACCACGATCACGTACCGGGTCAGCGGGATGACCTGCGGGCACTGCGAGAAGGCCGTCACCGACGAGGTGTCGGCCCTGCACGGCGTGACGGAGGTGAAGGCGGTCGCGTCCACCGGCCTGGTCACCGTCACGGCCGCCGCCGAGCCCGACGACGCGGCCGTCCGGGCAGCGGTGGACGAGGCGGGCTACGAGCTCGTCGGCCGGAGCTGA
- a CDS encoding helix-turn-helix transcriptional regulator — MADRRLWSYKEIAAHIRVQPDTVRSYRKHGLLPTPDVVEGGRPFWYADTIRDWVTRRPGAGGRRG, encoded by the coding sequence ATGGCCGACCGTCGTCTGTGGTCGTACAAGGAGATCGCCGCGCACATCCGGGTGCAGCCCGACACCGTCCGGTCGTACCGCAAGCACGGGCTGCTGCCGACGCCCGACGTCGTGGAGGGCGGCCGACCGTTCTGGTACGCGGACACCATCCGCGACTGGGTCACCCGAAGGCCGGGGGCCGGAGGCCGCCGGGGGTAG
- a CDS encoding FUSC family protein has translation MGGRATARWAAALRITARSGLRVERAALTPLLALRGTCGVAVILALTLWLGSPALAVSSAFGAFASGIATFQRSWRPRPELALAAAAGLSVSAFLGYVLAGTPWAFALMLGLWSFGAGMTWAAGAVSGVVSAFTVAMMLVVVTLPASVPEAAQHAAIIALGGVVQAALIVAFPIRRWGERREALADALVSVAVYARRLREDPTAPFEPEALMQARRAAAVTPRQARHRPRQLQGYRLLADRFRPVLASLADPVVGGAPEGPPRERVRDLLDAAATVLDAVARSIRRVEPVRLPGEALDVLRVPADGPVLPPGPARKAALRLIALSEELVEAAQEPVEVTGPGHRPYLRRPGVPGQLPVLLRALRRELRASSPVFRHAVRLTAVVPVGYAVGEVLPSRHGYWVGLTVVMILRPDFSGTVARGAARLVGTVTGVAIAGAVIAATGPGTNLAAAYAVGSVFLLYTLMRTGYMVISLCIGAYVVFLLGVAGEGWAQTVPERIVLTLLGGVLALLSYVVFPAWETPRLRERLADWLTAVTGYAAAVQEGFGRPGRRGRQVREALLDTRAALLEWDQAVARADSEPVRHRGLPRRRAADAQQALTTVGRSAMLAEAHLPPPQAAPDPGAAAFARALRDAAERADAALRAGAATDWTPVREALAAWQRHPVHPDGVALRAAELTVEALEELADAVRPGRR, from the coding sequence ATGGGTGGAAGGGCCACGGCCCGGTGGGCGGCAGCCCTGAGGATCACCGCGCGCTCCGGGCTGCGGGTCGAGCGGGCGGCGCTCACGCCGCTGCTCGCGCTGCGCGGGACGTGCGGGGTCGCCGTGATCCTGGCCCTCACGCTCTGGCTGGGTTCGCCCGCACTGGCGGTCTCCTCGGCCTTCGGCGCGTTCGCCTCCGGTATCGCCACCTTCCAACGCAGCTGGCGTCCGCGCCCCGAGCTGGCACTCGCCGCCGCGGCCGGGCTGTCGGTGAGCGCCTTCCTCGGCTACGTCCTGGCCGGCACGCCCTGGGCGTTCGCGCTGATGCTGGGGCTGTGGTCCTTCGGGGCGGGCATGACGTGGGCGGCCGGGGCGGTCTCGGGCGTCGTCAGCGCGTTCACCGTGGCGATGATGCTCGTCGTCGTGACGCTGCCCGCGAGCGTGCCGGAGGCGGCCCAGCACGCCGCGATCATCGCGCTCGGGGGCGTCGTGCAGGCCGCGCTGATCGTCGCCTTCCCGATCCGCCGCTGGGGCGAGCGCCGGGAGGCCCTGGCCGACGCCCTCGTCTCCGTCGCCGTCTACGCCCGCCGGCTGCGCGAGGACCCCACGGCGCCCTTCGAGCCGGAGGCCCTGATGCAGGCCCGCCGGGCGGCGGCCGTCACGCCCCGGCAGGCCCGGCACCGCCCGCGCCAGTTGCAGGGCTACCGGCTGCTCGCCGACCGGTTCCGGCCCGTCCTGGCCTCGCTGGCCGACCCGGTGGTCGGCGGCGCCCCCGAGGGGCCGCCCCGCGAACGCGTCCGCGACCTGCTGGACGCCGCCGCGACGGTCCTGGACGCGGTGGCCCGCTCGATCCGCCGCGTGGAGCCGGTGCGCCTGCCCGGCGAGGCCCTCGACGTGCTGCGGGTGCCGGCGGACGGCCCGGTGCTGCCGCCCGGCCCGGCCCGCAAGGCGGCGCTGCGGCTCATCGCCCTGAGCGAGGAGCTGGTGGAGGCCGCGCAGGAGCCGGTCGAGGTGACCGGCCCCGGCCATCGCCCCTACCTGCGGCGCCCCGGCGTGCCCGGCCAGCTCCCGGTCCTCCTGCGGGCGCTGCGCCGCGAGCTGCGCGCGTCCTCACCGGTGTTCCGGCACGCCGTGCGCCTGACGGCCGTGGTCCCGGTCGGGTACGCGGTCGGCGAGGTGCTGCCCAGCCGGCACGGCTACTGGGTCGGGCTGACCGTCGTGATGATCCTGCGCCCGGACTTCTCCGGCACGGTGGCGCGCGGCGCGGCCCGGCTGGTGGGCACCGTCACGGGTGTGGCGATCGCCGGGGCCGTCATCGCGGCCACCGGCCCGGGGACGAACCTGGCCGCGGCCTACGCCGTCGGCAGCGTCTTCCTGCTCTACACGCTCATGCGCACCGGGTACATGGTGATCTCCCTGTGCATCGGTGCCTACGTCGTCTTCCTGCTCGGGGTGGCGGGTGAGGGCTGGGCGCAGACCGTGCCGGAACGCATCGTGCTCACGCTGCTCGGCGGCGTGCTGGCACTGCTGTCCTACGTGGTCTTCCCCGCCTGGGAGACGCCCCGGCTGCGCGAGCGCCTCGCGGACTGGCTGACGGCCGTCACCGGCTACGCGGCGGCGGTGCAGGAGGGCTTCGGGCGGCCCGGACGGCGTGGGCGCCAGGTGCGGGAGGCCCTGCTGGACACCCGGGCCGCCCTGCTGGAGTGGGACCAGGCGGTCGCGCGGGCCGACAGCGAACCCGTACGCCACCGCGGCCTGCCCCGGCGCCGGGCGGCCGACGCGCAGCAGGCCCTGACGACGGTGGGACGTTCGGCGATGCTGGCGGAGGCGCACCTTCCGCCGCCACAGGCCGCGCCGGACCCCGGGGCCGCCGCGTTCGCCCGCGCGTTGCGGGACGCGGCGGAGCGGGCCGACGCGGCGCTCAGGGCGGGCGCGGCCACGGACTGGACGCCGGTGCGGGAGGCGCTCGCCGCGTGGCAGCGCCACCCCGTCCATCCCGACGGTGTCGCCCTGCGCGCGGCCGAGTTGACGGTGGAGGCGCTGGAGGAGCTGGCCGACGCCGTGCGTCCGGGCCGGCGGTGA
- a CDS encoding DUF4185 domain-containing protein translates to MDRIRKRRLVRTGLLLSPLLALVAVLVLARPGGDDAGEDRARDACAPLTVTGWRPDAGMTGEFARYGNDNTRTDDWTGGDGSRSVRLPDGRTLWLSADTFLDRVHAETALGGPSRDPSPVWVRNAGVVMAPDGRLERTLLGPGPGALFPGLAAADGREVWRWPAQGVVEPRRPGSTERVVRVLLWQREEGSDPWFFGVPRATEVATLSLPDLAVESVEPIDVPAATDPARRVLYGTSAVREDGWTYVFGADERTAQGRSSRAHVARVPDGSLADRTAWRYWDGRDWNADPGAAAPLPVGAAPGDDPGRGASNTYTVTRRGGTWLLLTTDAGGPDGRGMTTVTSYWACSAQGPWHGPSDALTPPLPDGGREAGAVVYNPQAHPAFSGGGPRGGRALPAGADLLLSYDVNVTQSTAAVQRDVELYRPRFVRLELSASR, encoded by the coding sequence ATGGACCGCATCCGGAAACGACGCCTCGTCCGTACCGGCCTGCTGCTGAGCCCGCTCCTCGCGCTGGTCGCCGTCCTCGTGCTCGCCCGCCCGGGCGGTGACGACGCGGGGGAGGACCGGGCGCGCGACGCCTGCGCGCCGCTCACCGTCACCGGCTGGCGCCCCGACGCTGGGATGACCGGTGAGTTCGCCCGGTACGGCAACGACAACACGCGGACCGACGACTGGACCGGCGGCGACGGCAGCCGCTCGGTGCGGCTGCCCGACGGACGCACGCTGTGGCTCTCCGCCGACACCTTCCTCGACCGGGTGCACGCCGAGACCGCGCTGGGCGGCCCGTCCCGCGACCCGTCGCCGGTGTGGGTGCGCAACGCGGGCGTCGTGATGGCGCCGGACGGCCGCCTGGAGCGGACGCTGCTGGGGCCCGGCCCCGGCGCCCTCTTCCCCGGCCTGGCCGCCGCGGACGGCCGTGAGGTGTGGCGCTGGCCCGCGCAGGGCGTCGTCGAGCCGCGTCGCCCCGGCTCGACGGAGCGGGTGGTGCGGGTGCTGCTGTGGCAGCGCGAGGAGGGCAGCGACCCGTGGTTCTTCGGCGTTCCGCGCGCGACCGAGGTGGCGACCCTCAGCCTGCCGGACCTGGCGGTCGAGTCCGTCGAGCCGATCGACGTCCCGGCGGCGACGGACCCGGCGCGGCGCGTGCTGTACGGGACGTCCGCGGTGCGGGAGGACGGCTGGACGTACGTCTTCGGCGCGGACGAGCGCACCGCGCAGGGCCGCTCGTCCCGGGCCCACGTGGCGCGGGTGCCCGACGGCTCGCTGGCCGACCGCACCGCCTGGCGGTACTGGGACGGCCGGGACTGGAACGCCGATCCCGGCGCGGCGGCGCCCCTGCCCGTCGGCGCGGCGCCGGGCGACGACCCCGGGCGCGGCGCGAGCAACACCTACACCGTCACCCGGCGCGGCGGCACCTGGTTGCTGCTCACCACGGACGCGGGCGGTCCGGACGGCCGGGGCATGACGACCGTGACGTCGTACTGGGCCTGCTCAGCGCAGGGGCCCTGGCACGGCCCGTCGGACGCCCTGACGCCGCCGCTGCCGGACGGCGGGCGGGAGGCCGGGGCGGTGGTGTACAACCCGCAGGCCCACCCGGCGTTCAGCGGCGGCGGGCCGCGCGGCGGCCGGGCGCTGCCCGCCGGGGCGGACCTGCTGCTCAGCTACGACGTCAACGTGACGCAGTCGACCGCGGCCGTCCAGCGCGACGTGGAGCTGTACCGGCCGCGGTTCGTGCGGCTGGAGCTCAGCGCTTCCCGCTGA